Proteins found in one Seonamhaeicola sp. S2-3 genomic segment:
- the hemE gene encoding uroporphyrinogen decarboxylase, with amino-acid sequence MIKNDLFLKALKGETVNRPPVWMMRQAGRYLPEFMAIREKYDFFTRCRTPELASEITVQPIRRFGMDAAILFSDILVIPQAMNIEVQMKPNFGPYLPNPVRTQKDVDNVIVPDVTVELDYVYQAIKATKELLNNDIPLIGFAGSPWTILCYCVQGQGSKTFDKAKEFCFTNPIAAHQMLQKITDTTIAYLKEKVKAGVNAVQVFDSWGGMLSPTDYQEFSWQYINQIIEALKDDAPVIAFGKGCWFALNDMAKSNAAALGVDWTCSPQNARYLTGGNITLQGNFDPSRLLSPPTDIKRMVHQMIDAFGKDKYIVNLGHGILPNIPVDHAKAFIDAVKEYGN; translated from the coding sequence ATGATAAAAAACGATTTATTTTTAAAAGCATTAAAAGGTGAAACCGTAAACCGTCCGCCCGTGTGGATGATGCGTCAAGCAGGACGCTATTTACCAGAATTCATGGCCATTCGAGAGAAATACGATTTCTTTACACGTTGCCGTACACCTGAATTGGCAAGTGAAATTACCGTACAACCCATTCGTAGATTTGGTATGGATGCCGCTATTTTATTCAGTGATATTTTGGTAATTCCACAAGCCATGAACATTGAAGTGCAAATGAAACCCAATTTTGGCCCCTATTTACCCAATCCGGTGCGCACTCAAAAAGATGTTGATAACGTAATTGTACCAGACGTTACTGTAGAATTAGATTACGTTTATCAAGCCATAAAAGCCACTAAAGAATTACTAAACAATGACATTCCGCTAATTGGTTTTGCAGGTTCTCCGTGGACTATCTTGTGTTATTGCGTACAAGGCCAAGGCAGTAAAACCTTTGATAAGGCTAAAGAATTTTGCTTTACAAATCCCATTGCGGCACACCAAATGCTTCAAAAAATTACCGATACCACCATTGCCTACCTAAAAGAAAAAGTAAAAGCAGGCGTAAATGCCGTACAGGTTTTCGATTCTTGGGGAGGCATGTTATCTCCTACCGATTATCAAGAATTCTCATGGCAATACATCAATCAAATTATTGAAGCTTTAAAAGATGATGCTCCCGTAATTGCCTTTGGTAAAGGATGCTGGTTTGCGCTTAACGATATGGCAAAAAGTAACGCTGCAGCACTTGGTGTAGATTGGACCTGTTCACCACAAAACGCCAGATATTTAACTGGCGGAAACATAACTTTACAAGGTAATTTCGATCCTTCACGCCTACTATCGCCTCCAACCGATATTAAACGTATGGTACACCAAATGATTGATGCCTTTGGTAAAGACAAATACATTGTAAATCTAGGTCATGGCATTCTACCAAACATTCCTGTAGATCATGCCAAAGCCTTTATAGATGCTGTAAAAGAATACGGAAATTAA